Genomic window (Gemmatimonadota bacterium):
CGTCTGTACACGGCGACCGAACTATCCCGCCTCCTGAATGACGCCGGCCTGGTTGTTGAATTGGCCGAAGACGCGTGGTCTGGGCGGCCGCTGCGGCGGACGTCGAGCGAGATGTTGCTCGTCGCGCGGAAGGCGTGACGGTTCGGCTGGCGTCGGCGTCCGCCGATGGTGGTCGGGTCGCGCTGCCCCGGTCTCGTAGCCGCGACTAGTTTTCGTCCCGGAACCCTTTCCCCCGAGCATGTCGAACCGTCCGATTCGTGTCCTTGTCGCCAAACCCGGGCTCGATGGCCATGACCGCGGCGCCAAGGTCGTCGCGGCCGCCCTGCGCGACGCCGGCATGGAGGTCATCTATACCGGCCTGCACCAGACGCCGGAGATGATTGCGACGGCGGCGATCCAGGAGGACGTCGACGTCGTCGGCTTGTCGATCCTGAGTGGTGCGCACATGACCTTGTTCCCAAGAGTGCGCCAGCTCCTCGTGGAGGCGGGTCGCGCGGAGATCCTCATCACGGGTGGCGGGATCATCCCCAAAGAGGATATGGACATCCTGCGTGCGCAGGGGATGGGTGAGCTGTTTGGCCCGGGCACCAGGACCACCGACCTGATCGAATACATCCAGGGCTGGTTCGCGGCACGGGAGCAGGCATCCACGTGACATCGCGTTTGCGGTCCCTGAGCGCGGAGCTTCGGCTCCTGGAAGAGCAGCTGCGACTGGGTGGGGGCGAGGACAAGATCGCGCGCCAGCACAAACAGGGGAAGCTGACCGCGCGGGAACGTATCGCGGGCCTTGTGGACGAGGGAACGCGCTTTCTTGAGGTAGGGTTGCTGGTCGCACACGACCAGTACGAGGGCCAGGCGCCCGGCGCCGGGGTGGTCACCGGGCTCGGCGTGGTGAGTGGTCGCGACGTGGTGGTGGTCGCGAACGATGCCACCGTGAAGGCGGGCTCGTGGTGGCCCGAAACGATCAAGAAGATGCTGCGCGCGCAGGAGATCGCGATGCGGTGTCGCGTGCCGATCATTTACCTGGTCGACTCCGCCGGGGTGAACCTGCCGTACCAGGGCGGGGTGTTCCCGGGACAATACGGGGCGGCGCGGCTGTTCTACTACAACTCGATCATGCGGCGGTACCTCCGGGTTCCGCAGATCGCGGCGGTGATGGGGCCGTGTATTGCTGGTGGGGCGTATCTCCCGGCGCTGTCCGACGTGATCCTGATGGTGAAGGGCACGTCGTTCATGGGACTTGGCGGGCCCAACCTCGTGAAGGGGGCGACGGGCCAGGTGATCGATGGCGAGACGCTTGGCGGCGCGGTCACCCATACGGAAGTCAGCGGGGTGGCGCACTACGCGGTGGACGACGACGCCGCCTGCCTGGCGAAAATTCGCGATCTGGTGGCCCGGTTGCCGGGGCGGGGGGCCCCCCCCCGGTCTCAAGATAGGGGCGCGATCGCGCAGGAACACAACCATTCCATTGCAGGTGGTG
Coding sequences:
- a CDS encoding cobalamin B12-binding domain-containing protein; this encodes MSNRPIRVLVAKPGLDGHDRGAKVVAAALRDAGMEVIYTGLHQTPEMIATAAIQEDVDVVGLSILSGAHMTLFPRVRQLLVEAGRAEILITGGGIIPKEDMDILRAQGMGELFGPGTRTTDLIEYIQGWFAAREQAST
- a CDS encoding acyl-CoA carboxylase subunit beta yields the protein MTSRLRSLSAELRLLEEQLRLGGGEDKIARQHKQGKLTARERIAGLVDEGTRFLEVGLLVAHDQYEGQAPGAGVVTGLGVVSGRDVVVVANDATVKAGSWWPETIKKMLRAQEIAMRCRVPIIYLVDSAGVNLPYQGGVFPGQYGAARLFYYNSIMRRYLRVPQIAAVMGPCIAGGAYLPALSDVILMVKGTSFMGLGGPNLVKGATGQVIDGETLGGAVTHTEVSGVAHYAVDDDAACLAKIRDLVARLPGRGAPPRSQDRGAIAQEHNHSIAGGDRITARDLYALLPSDHRMPYDMHEVLRAIVDDGSLDEFQGNLAKEMICGDARIHGIPVGVIANQRGLIKGRAGERPRFGGIIYPESAEKTAFFIDRCDRQGIPLLFIQDVSGFMVGGEAEHEGIIRAGARFVEAMACARVPKVVLTVNHASGAGYYAMAGQGFDPDFILSWPSGRMGVMEGEAAIQAVHGPALEAAKRAGTTPGPEVVAAVDEMRADYEHQLDARYAAARGYVDAVVYPDETRDVLAQVLRVTLHNPGPHIGAFVLPPQPEPT